GCGCCCTTCGGGGTTCGAGTCCCCGGCCCTCCGTTAGTTTTTCCCCGTGAAACATACCATTTTCGCTTTCATGCATCGTTAAACAACCAGCTTTTCAATCAAAAATTCAGGAAATATCGAAGTTTTGCGTTGAAAAAATTAGAGTTGATAAGGGTGAAAGTGTGATTTATTAAGCTTTGCTGCAAGCCACCCACCGAGGGATTATTCCGTTTTCGCTTGTGAAGCCAGCCTTTAATCCCAATATTTATTAACGATGAAAAAGTTTTTGAAATTAACTATATTCGCGCTCGTAGCCCTCTGGTGGGCAGGAAGTATGTTCGTCCTCTGGAAAACCACGCGGGCTGCTCAGCCAAAAGTCCCCGATTCAGTCGATGTGCTTAAGGTGGGAAAGCTTGTGAAACAACACTGGGCTTCTATATACTTCCGAGGCGATAAGATAGGATACACATCGCTTTCGATTCAACAAACCAATAAAAAACTGCTTGTTAACGACATAACATACATGCGATTACCAGTTGGCGGGACGGAACAAGAAATTTACGCACAGTCTATAGCTACGATAAACCCCGACTTTTCACTTGAAAGCTTTAATTTCGAGCTCAGCGGCGGAGATTACATCACAACGGCATCGGGAAAAATTGAAGGGGAAACTCTAACTGTAATAGTAAACACAGCCGAACGAACAGACACCTTAGTATTTCCCATTAAGGGGAAAATATACCCTCCTTCCATGGTGCCTTACATAGTGGCGGCAAAGGGTTTTGAGCCGGGAAAACAGATAACGATACCGGGCTACGACCCATTCACGCTGCAAAGCATCGCGCAGAATGTGACTGTGGTAGGGAAAAAACGGAAGCATGTTCTTGGTAAAGACTATCAGCTGTGGCACCTAAAGCTTGAGGTTATGGGACTCATGACGGAAATGTTTGTGACCGATTCAGGAGATGTAATGATAGAGCGGTCAAATATGGGTTTTGAGATTTATCGCGAACCGCAGGAAAAAGCATTAGCCTTTGAGCTGTCCAAGGCGGGAAAGTTCGATATGCTAAAGGGTTTTGCGATACCAGCTCGCTGGCGATGCACCGTTACTCCAAGAAAATCCAGATATGCAAAGTTCGTGTTGATAGGTTTCAAAAAGGAAATTCTTGAGATTAACGATTTCAACCAGAAACTTTTTGGGGACACCCTTGTAGTTTGCGCCGATGGTTTTACGCCAGGGAATAAGCCATCTCCCGAAGATACGGCAGAGCAGACATTCATCCAGTGTCATGACAGAAGAATAGCTACTGCGGCAAGGAAAATAACAAAAGGTGAGTCAGATACGCTCGGGATGCTAATTAAGATTAACGATTACCTTTACCGAAATATGGAAAAACAATATCAGACTTCAATACCGTCCGCGGTTGACATACTGAGGAAAATGAAGGGTGATTGTAACGAGCACTCAACACTTTTCGTAGCACTCGCGAGAGCATTGGGCATTCCGGCGAGGATCAATGTCGGATTAATGTATTACGCGGGCAGTTTCGGCTATCATGCATGGGTTCAGGCATATGCAAATGGGCGATGGCATACCTTTGACCCCACCCTTGGACAGCACCCAGCCGACGCAGCACACATAAAGCTTCTATCGGGCAATCTTGAAAAACAGGTTCAGCTTCTAAGACTTGGGCAGGTGGGAATAGATGTTCTCGAATGCAAGGAGAACTGCAATGATTAAGCGAAAAATAGCGGTATTAGGCTCGACTGGCTCGATAGGTGTGCAGGCTCTCGATGTTATAAGGCGAAACAGCAAGCGATTCGAGGTAGTATCACTCGCAGCAGCCAAAAATCACGAGCTCCTCGCAAGGCAAATAGAGGAGTTTAAACCAAAAAGAGTGTTCATAAAAAGCGATGACGGAGCAAAATTTTTAAGGGAAAGATTCCCCGATGTAACCATATTGTGCGGTGAGGATGGTCTTTGTGCTTTAGCCAGCGACAGGGATGTTGACACTGTGCTCAATGCCGTGAGCGGAACATCAGGGTTAATGCCTGCTATTTGTGCCGTTGAGAGCGGGAAAAGGCTTTGCAGCGCCAACAAAGAATCGCTCGTTATGGCTGGCGAGATAATAGTTGAACTCGCAAAGAAATCGGGCGCAACGATAATCCCCGTCGATAGCGAACATTCAGCTATATTTCAAGCGTTGTGCGCAGGTGGACACAGCGAGATAAAAAGGATAATAATAACCGCCTCAGGCGGACCATTTTTTAGCAAAAATATTGATCGGGACACAATAACTCCGGAACAGGCGTTAAAGCACCCGAATTGGCGAATGGGGCCAAAAATAACGGTGGATTCCGCGACACTCATAAACAAAGCACTCGAAATAATCGAGGCACACAGGCTGTTCGGCGTTCCGCCCGATAAAATTAAGGTTATCATACATCCGCAAAGCATCATCCACTCGATAGTTGAATTCGTCGACGGGTCGCAAATAGCCCAACTTTCAGTTCCCGATATGCGGCTTCCCATCCAGTACGCTTTAACATA
The bacterium DNA segment above includes these coding regions:
- a CDS encoding transglutaminase domain-containing protein; the encoded protein is MKKFLKLTIFALVALWWAGSMFVLWKTTRAAQPKVPDSVDVLKVGKLVKQHWASIYFRGDKIGYTSLSIQQTNKKLLVNDITYMRLPVGGTEQEIYAQSIATINPDFSLESFNFELSGGDYITTASGKIEGETLTVIVNTAERTDTLVFPIKGKIYPPSMVPYIVAAKGFEPGKQITIPGYDPFTLQSIAQNVTVVGKKRKHVLGKDYQLWHLKLEVMGLMTEMFVTDSGDVMIERSNMGFEIYREPQEKALAFELSKAGKFDMLKGFAIPARWRCTVTPRKSRYAKFVLIGFKKEILEINDFNQKLFGDTLVVCADGFTPGNKPSPEDTAEQTFIQCHDRRIATAARKITKGESDTLGMLIKINDYLYRNMEKQYQTSIPSAVDILRKMKGDCNEHSTLFVALARALGIPARINVGLMYYAGSFGYHAWVQAYANGRWHTFDPTLGQHPADAAHIKLLSGNLEKQVQLLRLGQVGIDVLECKENCND
- a CDS encoding 1-deoxy-D-xylulose-5-phosphate reductoisomerase, which encodes MIKRKIAVLGSTGSIGVQALDVIRRNSKRFEVVSLAAAKNHELLARQIEEFKPKRVFIKSDDGAKFLRERFPDVTILCGEDGLCALASDRDVDTVLNAVSGTSGLMPAICAVESGKRLCSANKESLVMAGEIIVELAKKSGATIIPVDSEHSAIFQALCAGGHSEIKRIIITASGGPFFSKNIDRDTITPEQALKHPNWRMGPKITVDSATLINKALEIIEAHRLFGVPPDKIKVIIHPQSIIHSIVEFVDGSQIAQLSVPDMRLPIQYALTYPERLPSPVKELSLSELAALTFFEPDKEFMEPISLAYKVLEIGGTAPTVLCAADEVAVNAFLEGKLAFSKIVPTIKAAIEELAEKGPVTIEKILEADTKTREWVRKRIGLLS